Genomic window (Primulina eburnea isolate SZY01 chromosome 8, ASM2296580v1, whole genome shotgun sequence):
GAGTGTACTGCGACAGTGTATGAAGGGTGGAGACCTTCTGATGGAACAATGAGTTTAATAGAAAAGATTGCAAATTGTTCACGGACACTTCATCATTGGTCAAGGCACAAGCTACGGGCACTGCcaagaaaaattaaaaagacAAGATCCAAACTCAATGTACTAAAGCAATCATCTCATAACTGGGCCTACTCAACAGTGCAAATCAATGAGCTTGAATCTGAACTGGAGAAACTATGCACACAAGAGGAAGAATACTTGAGGCAGCGTAGTCGTCTTACCTAGCTCCAATCGAGAGATAGAAATTCCAAGTTTTTCCATATGCGAGCGTCTTCCCGAAAGCATAGAAATAAGATGAGGGGACTGGTGACGGCTCATGGGGATTTCTGTACGAAGCCCCAAGGTATgtgaaattattattaattacttTGCTCAGCTATTGATCTAATCCTTCTCTAGAAAATTTGACCCCAATTGTAGCTGTTTACACCCTAAAGTTACTACTCAGATGAATATGTTACTTTGTGCCCCTTTCACGGCGAGCGAGGTGAAGAAAGCATTATTTGACCTGTCCTCGGAAAAATGACCGGGATCAGATGGAATGTCAGCCatattttatcaaaaattttggtCCATCGTGGAAAAAGATGTTACTGAAGCAGCTTTAGGTGTCCTAAATGAGGGAGCTCCCCTCAATGATTAATGTATGTATATAAAAAGTATTACGTCACATGTGTAATTAATTCTCCCTCTAAAATCCAAAATGTTCAATTTATTAGTCCATGTTATCATATTTGATTGCCAAATAAGCAATTTCCTGTGATCTGTTAGGGTtccagcaaaaaaaaaaagagaccgAAATCGAAAAAAATGTGAATTAATGTATTAAGATTGTGAATTGACTTGTATCCACACAAAAAAAACGTAGCCCAAAATTGATCAAATCATTCGATTTTATCATGAATTCATTTATGCTAGAAAGAAAAAACCAAATTTGATAAATATAAAGCCCAAACCTCTATAATGTGTCAGCATCCGGACACGTGTACgtctcttaaattttttttagtgtTGTATAAATTTTTGGGTGAATATTTAAATaagatattaaataatttaaaaagtcAAAAGTATGgaagataaatatattttagtagttttaaaattttttggaaattaaatacttaaatttgaaaatagaaCCAAATTGCAAAGATACAAAAAATAAAGTACGAAAGTTGCAAGTGAGCCAAATTAACGACTGAGGCCTCAGTTCTATTCTATTATGATTAATATCCATTTATTGTCGTGAAGAAATGAAAATAGAAataactgttttatttttgcTGGAGTTCCGATAAAAAATAATGTCTCTTGTGATATGATAATCTTTTATCTGCGAGACATGTCAaccatatcgatattcataataaaaagtaataatatttcatgaatgaccgaaataagatatccgtctcacaaaatacaacccgtgagaccgtccacataagtttttgtctaaaaaacatataatttttataaatgaatggcacaattttttttttttttttgaatttattaaagaAATCATTCAGCACTTCCCGGCCCGAGCATGGACTTAAATTTGGAAAATCTACAACTAGAAAAAAAATGAGCCACACAAACAACCATTATCGATGATTCCTTCAATCACAGCTAGCAAAAGACATGGTAATAGTTCAACATTTGATTCATAAGGCAAACCAACCCCATTGGATTAATTGGCATCAGGTTCGACTTCAATGAACCATCTATTAACTCGTTTCTGAGCAATCGATACCTATATCCACAACGATAGAATAAAATAAATCGATCATGTGTTACAAAGAACGcgcatattaaaataaaaaacgaGAATTTTAAGAAGAACATATATGTCATGTACCTGTTTCTCCCAATCAGTTCTGTAAGTTATGATAATAAGCACAATAGTTTGAACCAGTACTCCAATCAGCATTCCAATCCAAACACCCTACAATGTATACATGTGTGAGAGCTTGTACGATGAAATCAAAAATGgctacaaaataatatttaaacagaCCTCAACTTGTAGATTGTAGGCATAACCAAGCACAACCCCGATAGGAACTCCGATGAAGTAATATGATCCGACGTTTACCCATGCCACAATACTCTGCCATCCGGATCCAATAGCCACACCTGTATTGCACAACAATCTTGTTTTACTTTTAGATAATGATGTCTGAGGAAGAGGGGGAGATTTGTAGGTGTGTAATATATTCATGCTCACCGGAAAGAACTGGCTGTATGCTGTTCAAAAGTATCGAGAACGCCAGAAGAGGGGACAGTTGAGCAACTGAAGATGCCACAGCTTCACTCTCTGTGAACAGATAAGTGATACGTCCCCGGAAGAGTATGAAAAAAATGAATAACACAAATCCAATGGTGAATGATGTTGACACTATATTGGCTATTGAAAACTTGGCTGCTTTAGAGTTCCCACTTCCGAGTTCATTCGATATTCGAACGCTGCAGAAGCCAGCAAGAAAACACTAGGATTTCCAGTACTTATATGACAGGACATCCGGCTTTGTAATTAAGGTTGAGTCTAGTAGACTACAAGAATGTTTCTATGTTTCAACGAACCATAAAAGGGAAGTATATTTAGTACCTTGCTGCTGCCATGAAACCAAGGGATATCATCATTTCCCAGCCGTTAATGTTGAGGCTGCAGGCAGGTAAAGAACAAATTATCATTAGTTTTATTTATTGATCCCACAGCACATGAAAAAGGAGCTCAAAATAAGATGAAAGGAAACTTGTTACCAGATAGAAAGGGCATCAATGGCAACCTCggcatttttcatatttcctgTCAAAAGAATCAGCACCGTGTTGTACCACACTTCGAGACTGTCAAAGAAACAACGTTCATGATATTCAAGAAAGTGCCCCGGCCAATTGAAATTTGTAGGCATGAAGATGTAACAAGACTAACCAAAGCATCGCCCCGGCGGACAACGAGAGCTTAAATATCGGCCATAAATCTTTGAAAGCTAACCACGAGAATCCCCTCCACGTTTGTGGACAACCCCCGGATGTAACGAATATCAATTGACCAATATTAGGGATCCAGAAGGCCAAGACAGTCGATATCATGGCACCTGTGACTCCAAATTTGTACTTCACTGTCAAAAGCCACGAAAGAAACACGTGTAATGATAAAGAGATCGCTGCCAAATACGCGATGATCATGTTCTTGCTTTGAGATTGCAAGTACATTTGACATGTATAGGACACGATGAATGAATACACTACAGGGATCATCCAGAGAGCCATCGTTCTCGCCATATCTGCAATATCTTCATCTTGGCCAATAGCTTTCAGGATAGGGGATACAAAGATAAATAGTGGCAAAAGAACAGTTGAGGCAATAAAAGAAACTAGCCAGGCACGTTGAAGATATATCCCGAGCATGTGGTGCTGTCGCGCACCATAGGCTTGCCCACATAGAGTTTCCAATCCATTCGCCATACCCAACTGCATGCTCAGATTGTTAATCTCAAGAACTCAAGAAATGTAATCATACCAAGTCCCTTATTAGATTCTGTCCTTGTAGCTAGTTAAGTTGGAACTACATAAATGAACTCAAAAAGCTCGGACTCAAtttgatcaaaattttcaagttTCTTTAAAGTAAATCCATGATAAAGTAAAGAGGTTCAAGTAGGGTGTAATGAATGTACCAGTATGCCTTGAGCAAACCTCAAGAACACGGTGAAGACGAGGGCGAATGCAGCTAACTCTCTAGCTCCAATGTGGCCTAGAAATGCCTGGGTGATGACTCCCGTGCCAAAGGTCGAAAACCGGGTAAATATAGCAGGTGCAGCCACAACCCACATTTTCTTGTTTTCCTTCCATATCCTATCCTTCAAACTCTCTTGCTTATTGCCATTTTCTGCATCCCCCAACAACTTCTCCGTGATTTCACCTTCCATTTCTTCAGTAATCTTCTGCTTTTTGTGCGCTCCTACATGCTCACACAGTTCCTGTAAAAAGATTTAGTTGAGCATAATGGTTCCATCGATGATATGGTTAAAACATCGAATTCGAGTCGAACTCAGATGATCAAATCAAATTGGGTTGTGCTCTAGATATTTATGTACATTTTTTTCGACCTGGTGGTGTCTGCATTTTCTCGCAAATATCCGTCATCATCTGATGCTAACGACTCAATCATTTTTGTAAAGCCGATTTGACAAATCGATTATTGGACCAAATAATTAGCTTAGTTGAACGAAACATAAACATTGAATAATATGATAACAAACCTCTTATGTTTTAATAATATTCAGTCAACCATTTGGTTGGCGAatataatcatataatataatgttactTAAAATGTAAGATATATCGACCCGGATCCGGATACAGGTCATACTTTTTAACTTTATATGGATGTCcaaatcatatcatcatattcaaaaaataaaaataaaaaatcttatCACCTTGCTTTTAAATCCTCAACATCATAGTTAAATATCATATGTCGTCTCGTCTCTGAttcacataaaaatatttatgcaCTCTTTATGCTCACAATTATTTTTTCGAATGAAATTCAGTACAAAACATTAAAAATCTGGAACATATATATGATATTGCAAAACAAATTGATTTAGATATGATACAAATGATAAAATTTTGGATATAAAATTAGAACAactatattaatatcaatacttATTATAATTGTTTGTGTGCTCAAATATCATGTATTAATACCCGATCTGAAAAAGTTTATACTGAAATATCATGTATTAATAGCAAACTTTGTTATACATGTTTTACAGTTTGAGTACTCAAAAGTCATATATTAATATccgattttaaatatttaatactcaaatatcatatataaaaaCCAAAATTTTTAAGGTTGTGTACCAAATTTTCATCCGAGAAAAACGTGTCGTTAATATCAAATTTTGTTATACATGTTTGGATATTCAAAAAGAACATATATTACTATCATATCTAAAACATTTTTAATCatgaaatatcatatatttgttccttgttttcaaagttttgtaccaaatttcatttaaaaaacacatgtggataattggaatgtaaaaaaaaaatttagattaGTCAATGAcagaaacaacaaaaaaaataatttattgtgACTAAATTGAACACAAATTTTTAACTATAGAGATGAAGATTTATTTCTCGTTTGTTGTCTGAATATTTCATGTGGACACATATTTAATAAAAGAAATTGTCCCCACGTGTTAAATTCTAGTGATCGAGAAATAAACACAAGTATATGCACCTACATTTTTTTTTGTACTTCTTCTAGATATTTCTCAATAATAGCTTcatgttttataaaaaaaaaaaaattgaccgtcgattaaatttttattatttcccGATCATGAATGGAAAATTCCCGAGCCTTGTATCGTTTACCCTAAACAATAAAATACGAAAGAGGGAAACACGACAATAACAATACAGAAAATTATTGCATTTTGCAGggggaaaaaaacaaaaattgttTTCATTTATGTGAAAATATAGGATATCACAAGCAAATTAAGAGGTTAATTTTTTGAGTGAGTATCTTATAAGACGATctgacgaatctttatctgtgagacaggtcaactttaacgatattcacaataaaaaataacactattagcataaaaagtaatattttttcatgtataacccaaataaaaatattcgtcttacaaaatacgactcgtgagatcgtctcgcgcaagtttttgtcaaactttTTTGCTTAGATGATttgattttataataaattaaaaagtttaaataaaagtataatGCTTATAGTCTGTCTGTGCATATTCCTGgagaaaaaaaagaaacaaagaCTAAAagtctttaaatatataataataataataataataataataataataataataataatatcatcaactcaAAATATTGCATTTAATAAACTGGGTGAGGCGGGTCCAATCCAAGAGGTACTACACGATAGAATATTGAATGTAATTATATCTTGATAAATGATGAATGTGTGTACATTTTCCTTTTCGCCAAGAAATTAATGTAAGCAATAATTTTGTGGTAGAACAAATGTGGTTGAATTATTGAGGTTGCTTTAATAAACAAATTGAATTTATGATcctcttgaaaaaaaaaagaggtaaAAACAACGAGGTGATCAAATAAATGCAAAAGGAATTCGATGTTTTCGACAACAGTAATATTTCacatgtgagacgggtcaactctacccatattcacaataaaaattaatactcttagcataaaaagtaatattttttcatggatgacctaaataagatatccgtctcacagatatgaccgtgagaccgtctcacataagttttgcCCAGTAATATTGGTCATTGGATGTATTCAACGCATAATATTAGTCTATCATTTTTACATATTTTGTGAATGGTagatgaagaaaatgaaaatatcaaCCATGTTTTTCTTTGCAAACTTTACATTATACAAGAATTCTAGTTCAACGACAGAAATTGTGAATTATCATTGTCTGCAATTTACAATTTCTGTCTTTCTTGTTTTTTTCTCTATTTTGTCTGCCTTATGAATTCGCTGTGCCGTCGTTGTTGCCCCGAAAACAAAAGGGACATGAGACTGATGAGAGGATTGAACAAttattggatatatatatatagacaataacaattacatacatacatgcatacatacatatatatatatatatatatttatttatatatataatggtctattttttaaaaaaatatataaggcGATTGTATTTCTATTGTattattgaattttttatttttttaattaataacatAACAATAATATGGGTTGGTAAATGGCATGATGGAAATTGAGATCCCTAGCTAAAAATGACCACATTTGGAATGGGCCGAAATCGTTAATAATTAGATAGTCCAGGCCAAGCTGTGATTTTAATGTTtttatctttaaaaaaataagtCTTTAGGCTCATGAAACTGGATAAATACGTGTATATATGTTAGTGTTGTTTCATATTTCATAGAAATCAGTCTTATTTTTTTACTACTGTCGATCATGTTATCAGCTGAGACAATATTACATATTAAGATCTGAAGTCGTTTTTTTACGATTCACATAGCCAACCAGATCAAGAATGAACTGAACAGTTGAGTGAGTTGACCAACATCCTTCACGTCTGAAAACAATATTAAATTCATAATTCAtctttaaaattatttcaatgtcATCACTCATCACTTTTTTAGTTGCCAATTACTTGcctttttaagttgttttactTAAATACCCtttatttatttacataaaattaattcaaatcatttattttaaaaaattaattttattcttACAAACTCCTGTATTTTTCGTTAATTTTATACTGGACAAAACattgtatatttattatattcagATTATATGGACAATAACATTTATGAGAAAAATGTccaataataattttttgaaaactaagtaataattttttgtaCAACTTAATTGTTAATTACATAATaaattagaaaaataataaaatatggaTTAATGACCCAAAATTTTGGTTGTCGCtattacaatatataaaaaatttgatCACGAATAAACTTAAACGCAATGTTATAAAAGCCTATTAAGCAGTATTTAAGCTCGATTAAACAATCATTTTTTTAGAACACataatttcatttaatttttgaaataatatatatttatcaatgTATATGTATAGATAACTaataaaatctataaatataaTATGACATACTAATAGATAAATTacctattttttattattataattttttttgtagatTTGTGGGAAATCATTAATTGTAGAAATTTTTAGTACTTTTAGCCCATCTAAATCTcgtttaagtttaaaatttgaTCACTGCgctttagtttttttaaaaacatttctTATACATGCTTAAGTGGCAAACGATTGaatacttaatttttttaaaaaaaatccctATTTAACATTTGTGTAGATCTCTTATGAGACGATttcacggatctttatctgtgagatgtgtCAACTCTActaatattcataataaaaagcaatattcttagcataaaaaatgataatttttcatatatgactcaaataagaaatatgtctcacaaatacgacccatgagatcgtctcacacaagtttttcatTAACATTTTTCTCGTAAGTGTCCGATGATGAATTTGACATTGAAAGTTTCAAACATGATGGATGAATATGAATTTTACCCCTACATTAATGGTATTATTATCTTCTTATTCAATACAAAATTTAtctttatttcatttaatattcattatttaggaaaaaatatatattatcttTAATTTGAATCTGTTTGAATATGATATGAATTCAAATGATCATATCATTTCtcgttaaaaaattattattaaaaaccaaaatcatataaaaaaatataaaatcttttattttcGTTAAATTTTACTctttttataaaatgaaatttatgTGTATGCACAAGCTGTGTGTCAAATGACACTAATTAGAAAAGTTTGGTGTAAATATATactagtatttaacccgtgcgatgcacgggatgatattattaaaaattagtgaaaaatgaatagatatttaaattttaaaaacaatatatttttaaaaatttaaaataaaaattattttttcgttaatttaaaaaaatttcttaaatataacGCATGCCGATTAATTTTTTGGctaataatcactatcatatatcaaaattttagattgtgttagCCTAAGGCAATGACATGATGCTCATcgtgtttagtgtattgatgtcgaccaccaaccttaatacatatttaattatttaattttcgagaagctatatattattattttttaacatgtgataaaaaatatttttaaatcatattcaataaaattaatgagaaatacTTTTTTAACAATTCAATAATTTTGTCTAAATCcacattcacaaacaattttgtgacatgacATGTGTTTGAaacatttgaatgataacaataattgtttcatcGATATCTTTGTCCAGATGTGTTGTGATTTTATTTACATAATCtcttcataatatacacaaCAACCTATTATTCCAAATGAAAAATGAAACTTGTGATCATAAGTAaattatgtattatatgtttttatatttttttactcaaatatatatatatatatatatatatatatatatatatatatatatatatatatatatataagcagagtttttgccaaaaaatagtaatttctcgccaaaatgtcatttctaaaaaagaaaaaatttatcaTGAATATTGACATATGTGTATTGCAATAAATGATCACtccaattattgtttgcattgattatatcacttcatttaattcaattttaaatttaaataatttttatattacttCAAATGAATTTATGTatgatatgtttttttttttattttttaa
Coding sequences:
- the LOC140838582 gene encoding protein DETOXIFICATION 21-like: MEGEITEKLLGDAENGNKQESLKDRIWKENKKMWVVAAPAIFTRFSTFGTGVITQAFLGHIGARELAAFALVFTVFLRFAQGILLGMANGLETLCGQAYGARQHHMLGIYLQRAWLVSFIASTVLLPLFIFVSPILKAIGQDEDIADMARTMALWMIPVVYSFIVSYTCQMYLQSQSKNMIIAYLAAISLSLHVFLSWLLTVKYKFGVTGAMISTVLAFWIPNIGQLIFVTSGGCPQTWRGFSWLAFKDLWPIFKLSLSAGAMLCLEVWYNTVLILLTGNMKNAEVAIDALSICLNINGWEMMISLGFMAAASVRISNELGSGNSKAAKFSIANIVSTSFTIGFVLFIFFILFRGRITYLFTESEAVASSVAQLSPLLAFSILLNSIQPVLSGVAIGSGWQSIVAWVNVGSYYFIGVPIGVVLGYAYNLQVEGVWIGMLIGVLVQTIVLIIITYRTDWEKQVSIAQKRVNRWFIEVEPDAN